In one Melaminivora jejuensis genomic region, the following are encoded:
- the hemW gene encoding radical SAM family heme chaperone HemW encodes MTTLPLQPAAPAAAPVRDVQHYLRPGLLQLSSLPPLSLYVHIPWCLRKCPYCDFNSHEARGGSEQLPVQRYLDALTADLEATLPLIWGRTVHSVFIGGGTPSLLAPEAIDRLLAAIRARLLLEPGSEITLEANPGTFERERFRGYRSAGVTRLSIGVQSFNDAHLSALGRVHDRAQALAAVQEAAEAFETFNLDLMYALPGQSLAQLEQDVATALAHAPPHLSIYHLTVEPNTFFAKHPPPGLPEDDEAYAMLDRITELTAAAGLRRYEISAFARAGHESVHNRNYWQFGDYLGIGAGAHSKLSFAHRIVRQTRFREPRRYMEQALAGQPMAQDEDVRRADLPFEYMLNALRLKDGFALADFSASTGLAVTAIARGLEQAEARGLIERDMEYVRPTERGFDFLSDLQALFLPD; translated from the coding sequence ATGACCACCCTGCCCCTCCAGCCCGCCGCCCCTGCGGCCGCTCCGGTGCGCGATGTGCAGCACTACCTGCGCCCCGGCCTGCTGCAACTGAGCAGCCTGCCGCCGCTGTCGCTGTACGTCCACATCCCCTGGTGCCTGCGCAAGTGCCCGTACTGCGACTTCAACTCGCACGAGGCACGTGGCGGCAGCGAGCAACTGCCGGTGCAGCGCTACCTGGACGCGCTGACCGCCGACCTGGAGGCCACCCTGCCGCTGATCTGGGGCCGCACCGTACACAGCGTTTTCATCGGCGGCGGCACGCCCAGCCTGCTGGCGCCCGAGGCCATCGACCGGCTGCTGGCCGCCATCCGCGCGCGCCTGCTGCTGGAGCCGGGCAGCGAGATCACCCTGGAGGCCAACCCCGGCACCTTCGAGCGCGAGCGCTTTCGCGGCTACCGCAGCGCCGGCGTGACGCGGCTGTCCATCGGCGTGCAAAGCTTCAACGACGCGCACCTGTCCGCCCTGGGCCGGGTACACGACCGCGCGCAGGCCCTGGCCGCCGTGCAAGAGGCCGCCGAGGCCTTCGAGACCTTCAACCTGGATCTGATGTACGCCCTGCCCGGCCAGAGCCTGGCGCAGCTGGAGCAGGACGTGGCCACCGCCCTGGCGCACGCCCCGCCGCACCTGTCCATCTACCACCTGACCGTGGAGCCGAACACGTTTTTCGCCAAGCACCCGCCGCCCGGCCTGCCCGAAGACGACGAGGCCTACGCCATGCTCGACCGCATCACCGAGCTGACGGCAGCGGCGGGCCTGCGGCGCTATGAAATCTCGGCCTTCGCCCGGGCCGGGCATGAGAGTGTGCACAACCGCAACTACTGGCAGTTCGGCGACTACCTGGGCATTGGCGCGGGCGCGCACAGCAAGCTGAGCTTTGCCCACCGCATCGTGCGCCAGACGCGCTTTCGCGAGCCGCGCCGGTACATGGAGCAGGCGCTGGCCGGCCAGCCCATGGCGCAGGACGAGGACGTGCGCCGCGCCGACCTGCCATTCGAGTACATGCTCAACGCGCTGCGCCTGAAGGACGGCTTTGCCCTGGCCGACTTCAGCGCCAGCACCGGCCTGGCGGTCACCGCCATCGCACGCGGGCTGGAGCAGGCCGAGGCGCGCGGCCTGATCGAGCGCGACATGGAATACGTGCGGCCCACCGAACGCGGCTTCGACTTCCTGAGCGATCTGCAGGCGCTGTTCCTGCCCGATTGA
- a CDS encoding dynamin family protein, with protein sequence MVPSFNEQFDQHGAWRRAFAQQLGQLGQWMSAHDLMSAAVQERLHNLEEQVRRDKVMVAFVAEFSRGKSELINAVFFAGYGRRIMPASAGRTTMCPTEIGYESGTAPSLRLLPIETRLQSQGLAEWRMRTDRWVEVPLDMDDAAQLAGALEKVSQVRRVPVDEARALGFWQDEGGDDNPVPDAAGLVEVPMWRHALINIPHPLLAQGLVILDTPGLNAVGAEPELTINLIPQAHAVVFILGADTGVTRSDLAIWREHLGEAAAQEARLVVLNKIDTLWDSLSSPSQVQAQLERQCHTSAEMLGVPLSRVVPVSAQKGLVAKIQCDDVLLEASGLPALEEALAEGIVGRRQAILHATVTASVQALHEQAQRTINVRRRDLDDQMLELRSLRGKNASVIDAMRVRIEQEQQEFEASAARIQAVRAVQLKMLRELFRQLGARSLKAQLVPLTEALTPAGLKLGVRKVYAETFAGARAIVESAQTTGIEIQAMLAGTFRQLNAEHGFSLQVPPAPELGSFSLDLREVEQRHLQYVGMGNTLRLAQPEFTQRLLRALNLRLRTVFEGAATELEQWSKAATAQLDVQLRERKNSFARRIEAVTRIQTAAESLAERIAELEDSERYLNELQARLDALTGALLQLPGDEPAGARAVDIDLSEPLQQPA encoded by the coding sequence GTGGTACCTTCCTTCAACGAACAGTTTGACCAGCACGGCGCCTGGCGACGTGCCTTTGCCCAGCAGCTTGGCCAACTGGGCCAGTGGATGTCGGCGCACGACCTGATGAGCGCTGCCGTGCAGGAGCGCCTGCACAACCTGGAGGAGCAGGTGCGGCGCGACAAGGTGATGGTCGCTTTCGTGGCCGAGTTCTCGCGCGGCAAGTCCGAACTCATCAACGCCGTGTTCTTTGCCGGCTATGGCCGGCGCATCATGCCGGCCAGCGCCGGGCGCACCACCATGTGCCCGACCGAGATCGGCTACGAAAGCGGCACGGCGCCCAGCCTGCGCCTGCTGCCCATCGAGACGCGCCTGCAGTCGCAGGGCCTGGCCGAGTGGCGTATGCGCACCGACCGCTGGGTCGAGGTGCCGCTGGACATGGACGATGCCGCGCAGCTGGCCGGTGCGCTGGAGAAGGTCTCGCAGGTGCGCCGCGTGCCGGTGGACGAGGCACGTGCCCTGGGTTTCTGGCAGGACGAGGGCGGCGACGACAACCCCGTGCCCGACGCCGCTGGCCTGGTCGAGGTGCCCATGTGGCGCCATGCGCTGATCAATATTCCCCACCCGCTGCTGGCCCAGGGCCTGGTCATCCTGGACACGCCCGGCCTGAACGCCGTGGGCGCCGAGCCCGAGCTGACCATCAACCTGATCCCGCAGGCCCATGCCGTGGTCTTCATCCTGGGGGCCGACACCGGAGTGACGCGCTCGGATCTGGCCATCTGGCGCGAGCATCTGGGCGAGGCTGCCGCGCAAGAGGCCCGCCTGGTGGTACTCAACAAGATCGACACGCTGTGGGACAGCCTCAGCTCGCCCTCGCAGGTGCAGGCGCAACTGGAGCGCCAGTGCCATACCTCCGCCGAAATGCTGGGTGTGCCGCTGTCCCGGGTGGTGCCGGTGTCGGCGCAAAAGGGCCTGGTGGCCAAGATCCAGTGCGACGACGTGCTGCTGGAGGCCAGCGGCCTGCCGGCGCTGGAGGAAGCGCTGGCCGAGGGCATCGTCGGGCGGCGCCAGGCCATCCTGCATGCCACCGTGACGGCCAGCGTCCAGGCGCTGCACGAGCAGGCCCAGCGCACCATCAATGTGCGCCGGCGCGATCTGGACGACCAGATGCTGGAGCTGCGCAGCCTGCGCGGCAAGAACGCCTCGGTGATCGACGCCATGCGCGTGCGCATCGAGCAGGAGCAGCAGGAGTTCGAGGCCAGCGCCGCGCGCATCCAGGCAGTGCGCGCCGTGCAACTGAAGATGCTGCGCGAGCTGTTCCGCCAGCTCGGGGCGCGTTCGCTCAAGGCGCAGCTGGTGCCGCTGACCGAGGCGCTGACCCCCGCCGGCCTGAAGCTGGGCGTGCGCAAGGTCTATGCCGAAACCTTCGCCGGTGCGCGCGCCATCGTCGAGTCGGCGCAGACCACCGGCATCGAGATCCAGGCCATGCTGGCCGGCACCTTCCGCCAGCTCAATGCCGAGCACGGCTTTTCACTGCAGGTGCCGCCAGCGCCGGAGCTGGGTTCGTTCAGCCTGGATCTGCGCGAGGTCGAACAGCGCCACCTGCAATACGTCGGCATGGGCAACACCTTGCGCCTGGCGCAGCCCGAATTCACCCAGCGCCTGCTGCGCGCACTCAACCTGCGCCTGCGCACTGTCTTCGAGGGCGCGGCCACCGAACTGGAGCAGTGGAGCAAGGCCGCCACGGCGCAGCTGGACGTGCAGCTGCGCGAACGCAAGAACAGCTTTGCGCGCCGCATCGAGGCCGTGACGCGCATCCAGACCGCCGCCGAGAGCCTGGCCGAGCGCATCGCCGAGCTGGAGGACAGCGAGCGCTACCTGAACGAGCTGCAGGCCCGCCTGGATGCGCTCACCGGCGCGCTGCTGCAACTGCCGGGCGATGAGCCGGCGGGTGCGCGCGCTGTGGACATCGACCTGTCCGAGCCGCTGCAGCAGCCCGCATGA
- the recN gene encoding DNA repair protein RecN: protein MALRRITLSDFVIVRALELELQPGFTVLTGETGAGKSILIDALQLLLGARADAGVVREGAQRTDISAEFDPDSAGSAQVVADWLEEAGIEAQDTLLLRRTVDVQGRSRAWINGTPVTATQMRALGVYLLDIHGQHAWQSLTRPDAVRALLDAYAGVQTDGLQPLWSNWREAGRALERARQAQDTLAQERERLQWQIGEVDKLQPAEGEWEELNARHARLSNAQALIDSAQGALALLQGGEESGDMASAALSALAQAQELLQGYEDVDEAFRAMGEVLTSCIAQASDVVHSLQGYLRHADPDPQELAQLDARLAQWLHLARRYRRTPVELPQLLAGWREELRRLDDAADLQALEAAEQRHASAYDKAARALSERRARAAPQLSAAITQAMQGLGMTGGRFEVQLSVAEPSPQGVDQVAFLVSSHPGMTARPIGRVASGGELSRIALAISVTTSELGEAPTLIFDEVDTGVGGAVAETVGRLMQQLGHARQVLAVTHLPQVAACADQHLVVAKHKGAQETTSSVHSASGDARVAELARMLGGQQQSATTLAHAREMLEGRCGASTTRAAP, encoded by the coding sequence ATGGCCCTGAGGCGCATCACGCTCTCGGATTTCGTGATCGTGCGCGCGCTGGAGCTGGAGCTGCAACCCGGCTTCACCGTGCTCACCGGCGAGACTGGCGCCGGCAAGTCCATCCTGATCGACGCGCTGCAGCTGCTCCTGGGTGCGCGCGCCGACGCCGGCGTGGTGCGCGAGGGCGCGCAGCGCACCGACATCAGCGCCGAGTTCGACCCGGACAGCGCCGGTAGCGCCCAGGTGGTGGCCGACTGGCTGGAGGAGGCTGGCATCGAGGCGCAGGACACGCTGCTGCTGCGCCGCACGGTGGATGTGCAGGGCCGCAGCCGCGCCTGGATCAACGGCACGCCGGTGACGGCCACGCAGATGCGCGCCCTGGGCGTCTATCTGCTGGACATCCACGGCCAGCACGCCTGGCAGAGCCTGACCCGCCCGGATGCCGTGCGCGCCCTGCTGGACGCCTACGCCGGCGTGCAGACCGATGGCCTGCAGCCGCTGTGGAGCAACTGGCGCGAGGCTGGCCGGGCGCTGGAGCGCGCCCGCCAGGCGCAGGACACGCTGGCGCAGGAGCGCGAGCGCCTGCAGTGGCAGATCGGCGAGGTGGACAAGCTGCAGCCCGCCGAGGGCGAATGGGAAGAGCTCAACGCCCGGCACGCCCGCCTGTCCAACGCCCAGGCGCTGATCGACAGCGCCCAGGGCGCGCTGGCGCTGCTGCAGGGCGGCGAGGAAAGCGGCGACATGGCCAGCGCCGCCCTGAGCGCGCTGGCCCAGGCGCAGGAGCTGCTGCAGGGCTACGAGGACGTGGACGAAGCGTTTCGCGCCATGGGCGAGGTGCTGACCTCGTGCATCGCCCAGGCCAGCGACGTGGTGCATTCGCTGCAGGGCTATCTGCGCCATGCCGACCCCGACCCGCAGGAGCTGGCCCAGCTCGACGCGCGCCTGGCGCAGTGGCTGCACCTGGCGCGCCGCTACCGGCGCACGCCCGTGGAGCTGCCCCAGCTGCTGGCCGGCTGGCGCGAGGAGCTGCGCCGGCTGGACGACGCCGCCGACCTGCAGGCGCTCGAAGCCGCCGAGCAGCGCCACGCCAGCGCCTACGACAAGGCCGCACGCGCGCTGAGCGAGCGGCGTGCCAGGGCCGCGCCGCAGCTGAGCGCCGCCATCACCCAGGCCATGCAGGGTCTGGGCATGACCGGCGGGCGCTTCGAAGTGCAGCTCAGCGTCGCCGAACCCAGCCCGCAGGGTGTCGATCAGGTGGCCTTTCTGGTCAGCAGCCACCCCGGCATGACGGCGCGGCCCATTGGCCGGGTGGCATCGGGCGGCGAGCTGTCGCGCATCGCGCTGGCCATCTCGGTCACCACCAGCGAGCTGGGCGAGGCGCCGACGCTGATCTTCGACGAGGTGGACACTGGCGTGGGCGGCGCCGTGGCCGAGACCGTGGGCCGGCTGATGCAGCAGCTGGGCCATGCGCGCCAGGTGCTGGCCGTGACCCATCTACCCCAGGTTGCCGCCTGCGCCGACCAGCACCTGGTCGTCGCCAAGCACAAGGGCGCGCAGGAGACCACCAGCAGCGTACACAGCGCCAGCGGCGACGCGCGCGTGGCCGAGCTGGCGCGGATGCTGGGCGGGCAGCAGCAGTCGGCCACCACACTGGCCCACGCCCGCGAGATGCTCGAAGGCCGCTGCGGCGCCAGCACGACCAGGGCAGCGCCATGA
- the hrcA gene encoding heat-inducible transcriptional repressor HrcA: MLDDRAKVLLKALVERYIAEGQPVGSRTLSRASGLELSPATIRNVMADLEELGLIASPHTSAGRIPTARGYRLFVDTMLTVQKGEFKGELPALQLMPEQPQKVIANAAQLLSNLSQFVGVVMAPRRASVFRHIEFLRLSERRLLVIIVSPDGDVQNRVIFTEVDYEQSQLVEAANFLNTNYAGLAMEQVRERLKGEVERLRGEIGALMQAALSAGTEMSQSQEEVVFSGERNLLSVSDFSSDMDNLRRAFDLFEQKTQILRLLDISSRAEGVRIFIGGESQVVPFEELSVVSAPYEVDGQVVGTLGVIGPTRMAYDRMIQIVDITSKLVSNALSHRK; encoded by the coding sequence ATGCTGGACGATCGTGCCAAGGTGTTGCTCAAGGCGCTGGTGGAGCGCTACATCGCTGAGGGCCAGCCAGTGGGCTCGCGCACGCTCTCGCGCGCCTCGGGGCTGGAGCTGTCGCCGGCGACCATCCGCAACGTCATGGCCGACCTGGAAGAGCTCGGCCTGATCGCCAGCCCGCACACCTCCGCCGGGCGCATCCCCACCGCCCGGGGCTATCGGCTATTCGTGGACACCATGCTCACCGTGCAAAAGGGCGAGTTCAAGGGCGAGCTGCCGGCGCTGCAGCTCATGCCCGAGCAGCCGCAAAAGGTGATCGCCAACGCCGCGCAGCTGCTGTCCAACCTGTCGCAGTTCGTCGGCGTGGTCATGGCGCCGCGCCGCGCCTCGGTCTTTCGGCACATCGAATTCCTGCGCCTGTCCGAGCGCCGCCTGCTGGTCATCATCGTCTCGCCCGACGGCGACGTGCAAAACCGCGTCATCTTCACCGAGGTGGACTACGAGCAGTCGCAGCTGGTCGAGGCGGCCAACTTCCTGAACACGAATTACGCGGGCCTGGCCATGGAGCAGGTGCGCGAGCGCCTCAAGGGCGAGGTCGAGCGCCTGCGCGGCGAGATCGGCGCGCTGATGCAGGCGGCGCTGAGCGCCGGCACCGAGATGAGCCAGTCGCAGGAGGAAGTGGTGTTCTCGGGCGAGCGCAACTTGCTGTCGGTGAGCGATTTTTCCAGCGACATGGACAACCTGCGCCGCGCCTTCGACCTGTTCGAGCAGAAAACGCAGATCCTGCGCCTGCTGGACATCTCCAGCCGTGCCGAGGGGGTGCGCATCTTCATCGGCGGCGAGAGCCAGGTCGTGCCGTTCGAGGAGCTGTCGGTGGTCAGCGCGCCGTATGAGGTCGATGGCCAGGTGGTGGGCACGCTGGGTGTGATCGGCCCCACACGCATGGCCTACGACCGCATGATCCAGATCGTGGACATCACCTCCAAGCTGGTCTCCAACGCGCTGAGCCACCGCAAGTGA
- a CDS encoding SPOR domain-containing protein, producing the protein MSANLSSSAADPQLSKLEASVADVGQQLYRAALGPVNADRYLNAFARLDATGRLLPSWNWAAAVCPPAWMVFRRLWLELGAYLAGLAVLLLAGWVLLRVGAGLPAPVLAGVLLAGGLLACVLPGLYGDVLVYRQVRRRIAQVVDAAPTISDAVARLERQAATKNWLLAVAAGAALLALAALAALWLAMGDAVLDQGPDRLVHEPVEPAGLAPAAAPLPQPPAPALEPTTERALETAMEPATEPATAPAAGAAAGSSDTEPSAALPATAPEAAPPETAAAPAIAPAALAAVPPGARPAASAAPPAAAPARSAPPAQPTKDTKDTKAAKATRAGKDTKAAKASRPAPTPEAAKEPSAAPAAQAEAARAGAAEAAATQKRRLYINVGTFANRDNAQRAHAQLLLAGLPSRTQEIRQKSGRRLQRVRVGPFETASEANEAAARVRELGLEGVPAVAAD; encoded by the coding sequence ATGAGTGCGAACCTCTCCTCATCCGCTGCCGACCCGCAGTTGAGCAAGCTCGAAGCCAGCGTTGCCGATGTGGGCCAGCAGCTCTACCGGGCTGCGCTGGGGCCGGTCAATGCAGACCGCTATCTGAACGCTTTTGCGCGCCTGGACGCGACCGGACGCCTGTTGCCCAGCTGGAACTGGGCCGCCGCCGTCTGCCCGCCGGCCTGGATGGTGTTCCGGCGCCTGTGGCTGGAGCTGGGAGCGTATCTGGCAGGCCTGGCCGTGCTGCTGCTGGCCGGCTGGGTGCTGCTGCGGGTGGGTGCCGGCCTGCCCGCGCCGGTGCTGGCTGGGGTGCTGCTGGCCGGTGGCCTGCTGGCCTGTGTGCTGCCGGGCCTGTATGGCGATGTGCTGGTGTATCGCCAGGTGCGCCGCCGGATTGCCCAGGTCGTGGATGCCGCACCCACCATCAGCGATGCCGTGGCCCGGCTGGAGCGTCAGGCAGCCACGAAGAACTGGCTGCTGGCCGTCGCTGCCGGCGCTGCGCTGCTGGCACTGGCGGCGCTGGCCGCCCTGTGGCTGGCCATGGGCGATGCAGTGCTCGACCAGGGGCCGGATCGCCTGGTGCATGAGCCAGTCGAGCCAGCTGGGCTGGCCCCGGCAGCAGCACCCTTGCCGCAGCCGCCGGCACCCGCCCTGGAGCCAACAACCGAGCGAGCGCTCGAAACAGCCATGGAACCGGCCACGGAGCCGGCGACGGCACCTGCGGCAGGAGCGGCTGCTGGATCGTCGGATACGGAACCGTCGGCGGCGCTGCCGGCCACAGCGCCCGAGGCCGCGCCGCCAGAGACCGCGGCCGCGCCAGCCATCGCTCCTGCGGCGCTTGCAGCTGTTCCCCCGGGTGCGCGCCCTGCAGCCTCGGCTGCCCCGCCAGCGGCAGCACCGGCGCGGTCTGCGCCACCGGCACAGCCCACCAAGGACACCAAGGACACCAAGGCCGCAAAGGCCACCAGGGCCGGCAAGGACACGAAAGCCGCAAAGGCCAGCAGGCCCGCGCCAACCCCGGAAGCCGCAAAAGAGCCGTCGGCAGCACCGGCGGCACAGGCCGAGGCCGCCCGGGCCGGGGCTGCCGAGGCGGCGGCCACGCAAAAGCGGCGCCTCTACATCAATGTCGGCACTTTCGCCAACCGGGACAACGCCCAGCGTGCCCATGCCCAGTTGCTGCTGGCCGGTCTGCCGTCCAGGACGCAGGAAATACGCCAAAAGAGTGGGCGGCGCCTGCAGCGCGTGCGTGTCGGGCCGTTCGAGACGGCCAGCGAGGCCAACGAGGCTGCCGCCCGCGTGCGTGAGCTGGGGCTGGAGGGCGTGCCGGCAGTGGCGGCTGATTGA
- the mutY gene encoding A/G-specific adenine glycosylase: MTRPVDAGGSIAERVVRWQGAHGRHHLPWQNTREPYRVWLSEIMLQQTQVATVLGYYERFLQRLPDVASLAAAPLDEVLALWSGLGYYSRARNLHRCAQVVMAEHGGQFPQSVEALAALPGIGRSTAGAIAAFCFGVRAPILDANVRRVLTRVLGFADDLARPANERLLWQRAEALLPSPDSDLAATMPRYTQGLMDLGAGICLPRQPACLLCPLQDICVARRDGQPERYPVRTRTLRRSAQAWWLLLQRDAAGRIWLQRRPGAGIWAGLYCPPVWDSREALLAALGLEEDSAAVQELPAFTHVLTHRDLHLHPVLAPGAAAAVQEDQPGGWYDAAQWGALGLPAPIRSLLDGLAGDMA; this comes from the coding sequence ATGACCCGGCCGGTCGATGCGGGCGGCAGCATTGCCGAGCGCGTCGTGCGCTGGCAAGGCGCGCACGGGCGCCACCATCTGCCCTGGCAGAACACCCGCGAACCCTACCGCGTCTGGCTGTCGGAAATCATGCTGCAGCAGACCCAGGTAGCCACGGTGCTGGGCTACTACGAGCGCTTCCTGCAGCGCCTGCCCGACGTGGCCAGCCTGGCCGCAGCACCGCTCGACGAAGTGCTGGCGCTGTGGAGCGGCCTGGGCTACTACAGCCGGGCGCGCAACCTGCACCGCTGTGCGCAGGTGGTGATGGCCGAGCACGGCGGCCAGTTTCCGCAAAGCGTCGAGGCCCTGGCGGCGCTGCCCGGCATCGGCCGCTCGACGGCGGGGGCGATTGCCGCGTTCTGCTTTGGCGTGCGTGCGCCCATCCTGGATGCCAACGTGCGCCGCGTGCTGACCCGGGTGCTGGGTTTCGCCGACGACCTGGCGCGCCCGGCCAATGAGCGACTCCTGTGGCAACGCGCCGAAGCATTGCTGCCATCGCCCGACAGCGACCTGGCCGCCACCATGCCGCGCTACACCCAGGGCCTGATGGACTTGGGCGCCGGCATCTGCCTGCCGCGCCAGCCGGCCTGCCTGCTGTGCCCGCTGCAGGACATCTGCGTGGCACGGCGCGATGGCCAGCCCGAGCGCTACCCGGTGCGCACGCGCACGCTCCGGCGCAGTGCCCAGGCCTGGTGGCTGCTGCTGCAGCGCGACGCCGCAGGCCGCATCTGGCTGCAGCGCCGCCCGGGTGCCGGCATCTGGGCCGGGCTGTATTGCCCGCCGGTCTGGGACAGCCGCGAGGCACTGCTGGCGGCGCTGGGGCTGGAAGAGGACAGCGCAGCGGTGCAGGAATTGCCGGCCTTCACCCATGTGCTGACGCATCGCGATCTGCATCTGCATCCGGTGCTCGCGCCAGGTGCTGCGGCAGCCGTGCAGGAAGACCAGCCGGGCGGCTGGTACGACGCTGCCCAGTGGGGCGCCCTGGGCCTGCCGGCGCCGATCCGCAGCCTGTTGGATGGCCTGGCGGGGGACATGGCCTGA
- the rapZ gene encoding RNase adapter RapZ encodes MTLEITVITGMSGSGKSVALHALEDAGYYCVDNLPPELLGAFVALEHARHGHRAAVAMDVRSATALPLVPRELAQLRRQGVAVRSLFLDASTDTLLRRFSETRRRHPLSCETLQGGQQALEQTLELERELLAELREQSHVIDTSLLRPAQLLGYVKSLLPVPPDRLSLVFQSFAFKRGVPLDADYVFDVRMLPNPHYEPLLRPLTGRDEPVAHYLRQQPEVQLMLEHIGQFLDQWLQAMARNHRSYVTVAIGCTGGQHRSVYLVEQLVQRFAGRWNTLRRHRELDGL; translated from the coding sequence ATGACGCTGGAGATCACCGTCATCACCGGTATGTCCGGCTCGGGCAAGTCCGTGGCCCTGCACGCGCTGGAGGACGCCGGCTACTACTGCGTGGACAACCTGCCGCCCGAGCTGCTGGGCGCCTTCGTGGCGCTGGAGCACGCGCGGCACGGGCACCGCGCCGCCGTGGCCATGGACGTGCGCAGCGCCACCGCCCTGCCCCTGGTGCCGCGCGAGCTGGCGCAGCTACGCCGCCAGGGCGTGGCCGTGCGCTCGCTGTTCCTGGACGCTTCCACCGACACGCTGCTGCGGCGCTTTTCCGAGACGCGGCGGCGCCACCCCTTGAGCTGCGAGACGCTGCAGGGCGGCCAGCAGGCACTGGAGCAGACCCTGGAGCTGGAGCGCGAGCTACTGGCCGAGCTGCGCGAACAGTCGCACGTCATCGACACCAGCCTGCTGCGCCCGGCGCAGTTGCTCGGATACGTGAAAAGCCTGCTGCCGGTGCCGCCCGACCGCCTCAGCCTGGTCTTTCAGTCCTTTGCCTTCAAGCGCGGCGTGCCTCTGGATGCGGACTATGTGTTCGACGTGCGCATGTTGCCCAACCCGCACTACGAGCCGCTGCTGCGTCCGCTCACCGGGCGCGACGAGCCGGTGGCGCACTACCTGCGCCAGCAGCCCGAGGTGCAACTGATGCTGGAGCACATCGGCCAGTTCCTCGACCAGTGGCTGCAGGCCATGGCGCGCAACCACCGCAGCTACGTCACCGTGGCCATCGGCTGCACGGGCGGGCAGCACCGCTCGGTCTATCTGGTCGAGCAACTGGTGCAGCGCTTTGCCGGACGCTGGAACACGCTGCGCCGGCACCGGGAGCTCGATGGGTTATAG
- a CDS encoding NAD kinase, which translates to MKPIFRRVALIGKYQRPATGPAASGSREIIDCIARFVIAQGCELALEEETAAHLELTDYATLDVDGIGRQCDLCLVVGGDGTMLGVGRRLASFGTPLVGINQGRLGFITDIPLDSYQAALQPILHGEYEEDVRPLMHGCVMRGSECVFEALALNDVVVNRGSTSGMVELRIEVDDVFVANQRADGLIVASPTGSTAYALSAGGPLLHPSIPGWVLVPIAPHTLSNRPIVLSDANKVAIEVVGGRDISASFDMQSLASLQHGDRILVHRSAHRVCFLHPRGWSYFSTLRKKLRWNEGGS; encoded by the coding sequence ATGAAGCCCATCTTCCGCCGCGTCGCCCTCATCGGCAAATACCAGCGCCCCGCCACCGGCCCTGCCGCCAGCGGCTCGCGCGAGATCATCGACTGCATCGCCCGCTTCGTCATCGCTCAGGGCTGCGAGCTGGCGCTGGAGGAGGAAACTGCAGCCCACCTGGAGTTGACCGACTACGCCACGCTGGATGTCGATGGCATTGGCCGCCAGTGCGACCTGTGCCTGGTAGTGGGCGGCGACGGCACCATGCTGGGCGTGGGCCGGCGCCTGGCCAGCTTCGGCACGCCGCTGGTAGGCATCAACCAGGGCCGGCTGGGCTTCATCACCGACATTCCGCTGGACAGCTACCAGGCGGCGCTGCAGCCCATCCTGCACGGCGAGTACGAGGAGGACGTGCGCCCGCTGATGCACGGCTGCGTCATGCGCGGCAGCGAGTGCGTGTTCGAGGCGCTGGCGCTCAACGACGTGGTGGTCAACCGCGGTTCGACCTCGGGCATGGTCGAGCTGCGCATCGAGGTCGATGACGTGTTCGTCGCCAATCAGCGCGCCGACGGCCTGATCGTCGCCTCGCCCACCGGCTCGACGGCCTATGCGCTGTCGGCGGGCGGGCCGCTCTTGCACCCGTCGATCCCCGGCTGGGTGCTGGTGCCGATCGCGCCGCACACCCTGTCCAACCGGCCCATCGTGCTGTCGGACGCCAACAAGGTGGCCATCGAGGTGGTGGGCGGACGCGACATCAGCGCCAGTTTCGACATGCAGTCGCTGGCCTCGCTGCAGCACGGCGACCGCATCTTGGTACACCGCTCGGCGCACCGGGTGTGCTTTCTGCACCCACGCGGCTGGAGCTATTTTTCCACCCTGCGCAAGAAGCTGCGCTGGAACGAGGGAGGTTCCTGA